In a genomic window of Quercus lobata isolate SW786 chromosome 4, ValleyOak3.0 Primary Assembly, whole genome shotgun sequence:
- the LOC115986424 gene encoding transcription termination factor MTERF9, chloroplastic-like, with protein sequence MILQSKVEDNLKPKIEFLTQNGFVGTLLADFIVLNPVILRRGLSSHIKPSFQFLNTYLENNENVMAAVKRSLWLLNYDFTGILQPNIDFLIREGVPLHSISKLILTQPRTIMRKVNRLEDVAQTVKKLGLEPASSVFMHALRVLVSMNESTWNRKMEVLKSLGWSEEDIWLVFKNNPQCLACSEEKMRSAMDFYVNTMEMDIESIIRYPRFLMYAVDKRLRPRYNVLKVLKSKNLLKEGKNYAWLLTLNENTFYKNYVVKHSDSIPGLMELYRGITMAKDKDS encoded by the coding sequence ATGATACTCCAATCCAAAGTGGAAGACAATCTCAAGCCCAAGATAGAGTTCCTCACTCAAAATGGCTTTGTGGGTACGCTTCTTGCTGACTTTATTGTATTAAATCCTGTCATTTTGAGGCGAGGCTTGAGTTCTCATATAAAACCATCGTTTCAATTTCTGAATACATATCTTGAAAACAATGAGAATGTCATGGCGGCTGTTAAGCGGTCTTTGTGGcttttaaattatgattttaccgGGATTTTGCAAccaaatattgattttttgatAAGGGAAGGAGTGCCTTTACATAGCATATCGAAACTGATTCTAACGCAGCCTAGAACAATAATGCGGAAAGTCAATAGGTTGGAAGATGTAGCACAAACTGTCAAAAAATTGGGTCTAGAACCGGCTTCTTCGGTGTTTATGCATGCTCTTAGAGTATTGGTTTCCATGAATGAGTCAACTTGGAACAGAAAAATGGAAGTGTTGAAGAGCTTGGGGTGGTCAGAAGAGGATATTTGGTTGGTTTTTAAGAACAACCCGCAATGTTTGGCTTGCTCAGAGGAGAAAATGAGGAGTGCAATGGATTTCTATGTGAATACTATGGAGATGGATATAGAGTCTATAATTCGTTACCCCAGATTTCTTATGTATGCGGTTGATAAAAGGCTTCGTCCAAGGTATAATGTCTTGAAGGTTTTGAAGTCAAAGAATCTGCTTAAAGAGGGCAAGAATTATGCTTGGCTTCTTACTCTAAATGAAAACACTTTCTACAAGAATTATGTTGTTAAGCATTCAGATAGCATACCAGGCTTAATGGAGTTATACCGTGGTATCACTATGGCAAAGGATAAAGATAGTTGA
- the LOC115984858 gene encoding uncharacterized protein LOC115984858 produces the protein MSFVSPSTYKGTPYSYFFTFWTTDGANKTGCFNIACPGFVQVDKRVYPGSPISNVSIPNGPQFEIGLSISKAEDGNWWVTKDQINIGYFPAAIFNNFVEPETVGWGGFAVNPPNGISPPMGSGIFPDDNYGHTSQFRAIQYRNSSGVLNGPHKYTYDTIIDSPNCYLIDFHGYIGTFEGYTFGFGGPGGDCGN, from the exons atgTCATTC GTTTCCCCAAGTACGTACAAGGGTACTCCGTATTCTTATTTCTTTACATTTTGGACG ACTGATGGTGCTAATAAGACAGGCTGCTTCAACATTGCTTGCCCTGGTTTTGTGCAAGTTGACAAAAGAGTTTATCCCGGGTCACCTATAAGTAATGTATCCATTCCTAATGGTCCTCAATTTGAGATTGGACTCTCTATTTCAAAG GCGGAAGATGGCAATTGGTGGGTAACAAAAGATCAAATTAATATTGGATATTTTCCAGCAgcaatatttaataattttgttgaaCCTGAAACTGTTGGTTGGGGAGGGTTCGCTGTTAATCCCCCAAATGGAATTAGCCCACCCATGGGATCCGGAATATTTCCAGATGACAATTATGGACATACAAGTCAATTTAGAGCGATCCAGTATAGAAATAGTTCCGGAGTGCTAAATGGACCTCATAAATATACTTATGATACAATCATTGACAGCCCTAACTGCTATCTCATAGATTTTCATGGATATATAGGTACGTTCGAGGGATACACCTTCGGGTTTGGTGGACCTGGTGGGGATTGTggcaattaa
- the LOC115984859 gene encoding uncharacterized protein LOC115984859, which translates to MDIISEGHFSVKSVSRVSSSHINTQVSSTVAWKKLWNLKAPETIKMVLWRLGVNALPTRVNLLKRVDIHDPTCLLCQGCIESPCHLFLRCLIAKALWFSACWGFRAKDVRADSPEDIVNLVIKPPDALCRVADQWKVSLVMALTLEEIWMMRNTELHLKSKVDLRASTQLIQRRFRDSMTALAVVATDRGGFICNVWAKVSPLRSLLQAKTEALLWVVQIAKQERWNQVAFEGDSQVCFNSLSNSAATPDWSIQTTISNIRSLAEVIHHSSFVWIKRSCNATAHEVARLALNSRFSFVFNKGNLPPALAAVCKEDYLRYSSLV; encoded by the exons ATGGACATTATATCCGAAGGGCATTTCTCTGTCAAATCTGTTAGTCGTGTATCTTCTTCCCATATCAACACTCAAGTCTCTTCCACTGTAGCTTGGAAAAAGCTTTGGAATCTAAAAGCGCCTGAAACAATTAAAATGGTCCTTTGGAGATTAGGGGTCAACGCCCTTCCAACCAGAGTAAACCTTTTAAAAAGGGTGGATATTCATGATCCAACTTGCCTCCTTTGTCAGGGATGTATCGAGTCACCTTGCCATCTGTTTCTTAGATGTCTAATTGCTAAAGCTTTATGGTTCTCAGCTTGTTGGGGTTTCAGAGCAAAAGATGTAAGGGCTGATTCACCTGAGGACATAGTCAATCTAGTTATCAAGCCCCCAGATGCTCTTTGTCGAGTAGCAGACCAATGGAAAGTTTCACTAGTCATGGCCCTTACTTTAGAGGAGATATGGATGATGAGAAACACTGAGCTCCATCTTAAAAGCAAAGTGGACTTGCGTGCCTCCACTCAGCTCATTCAAAGAAGATTCAGGGA TTCAATGACAGCTCTGGCTGTGGTTGCCACAGACCGCGGAGGTTTTATTTGTAATGTTTGGGCAAAAGTCAGCCCCCTTCGGTCACTACTCCAAGCTAAAACAGAAGCTCTTTTATGGGTCGTGCAGATTGCTAAGCAGGAAAGATGGAATCAGGTAGCTTTTGAAGGAGATTCGCAGGTGTGTTTCAATTCACTATCCAACAGCGCTGCCACTCCAGATTGGTCCATCCAGACTACCATCTCCAACATTCGCTCCTTAGCTGAGGTGATTCATCACAGTTCTTTTGTTTGGATTAAGAGAAGCTGCAATGCAACAGCTCATGAAGTCGCTAGATTAGCTTTAAATTCcagattttcttttgttttcaataagGGTAATCTTCCTCCAGCTCTTGCTGCTGTTTGTAAGGAAGATTACCTTCGCTATTCTTCCCTTGTTTAG